From the genome of Ralstonia insidiosa:
TACAAAGTGCTCGACCAGGATCTGGCTGGCGACAAACCGCGCGCCGCGTACAAGATTGAAGACCGCCACAAGCGCTGCGGCCTCGCTGTCATCGAGGTCTCCCGCTACAACGACACCTTCTGGAACGTGAACGGCTACCCGTCGCTGGAGGCGTACCAGAAGCGCAACGAGCCCGGCTGGAAAGACTCCGTTGAGCCCGGCCGGCAGGTCGCCAACTGCGGCATGCGCAAGGAATAAGCGCACGCACCGCGCCGCCGCCATGCAGCCGCTCCAACGCTTCAGCCTGGAGAAGCACACCGGCCCGTATGAGAAGTGGCCCGCGCGCACGCGCGTGATCGTTGACGGCGTGCCGCACCCCACGCTCGCCATTCCCGGCTACGACTTGCTGCGGCAGTACGAAACCGATCTCGGCTTCGTGCTCATCACCGAGTACGACTGCCCGTTTGAAGAGGCCGTCTCCATCACGCTCGTCGCGCACGACCTGTCACGCGTGATCGACACCGCCACCATCGGCGCGCCCTACGCCACGTTCTGGCTGGCCGATGTGCAGTGGATCGACGCGGAGCACTTTCGCCTCACCTGCGAGGGTGCCGTCGGCGACTGGCTGGTCACGCTGCGCGCGCGGCACATTCCGGTGTTGTCGCCGGCGGTGTTTGTGAAACGCCGCGCAACGCCGCCGGTCGAGCCTGCGGTGTAGAGTGAAAAGCCGCCCTTTCACCGACGACACCCGCACCGCCATGACCGACGACGAACGCGCTATCCGCAACGTAGTGGAGACCTTGCTCGCTGCCAGCAAAGCCGGAGATCGGCCCACCGTGCTCAGCCTGATGACCGATGACGTGCTGTTCCTCACGCCCGGTCAAGCGCCCTTCGGCAAGGAAGCCTTCGCGGCCATGTCCAATGGCATGAAGGATGTGCAGGTGGACGGCACGAGCGATATCAGGAAGTGCAGATGTTTGGCGATATCGCTTACCTGCGCAACGCGCTGCGCATCGGCATCACGATGCCGGATGGGAAGGTGGTGCGGCGCTCGGGGCAGACGCTCACCATCTTGCGCAAGGAGGCGGATAAGAAGTGGCGGTTGGTGCGGGATGCGAATTTGGTGGTGGCGGAGGCCACAACATGACGCCGGTCAACCGCTTCAAGCTGCAAGGGCATATTGGCCCCTACAAGTCCTGGCCCGGGCACTCTCGTGTATTTGTGGACGGCACGCTACACCGCTCGCTCGCGGTGCCGGGCTACATATTGCTGCATCAGTACGAGACGTCGCTCGGCTACGTATTCATCACCAACTACGACTGCCTATTCGAGGAGGCCATCACCGTTACGCTGGTGTCGGCGGGACTCGATAGGGTGATCGGCTTTGAAACGATCAGCACCTGGTACACAACGTACTTGCTGGAAGAGGTCGAGTGGCTCGATGAGCAGCACTTCCGTTTCACGTGTGATGGGTTCCATGGAGATTGGCTCGTGACCCTGCGAGCGCACCATGCGCCACCGTCGGCGCCTAGCGTGTCGATCACGCGGCGGGCGGACGGCACGTCGCCGACACCACCGCTCCAACGAATAGGTGGCGATTGAGCTTGCACACTTCGCTCAAGTCTGATTAGGTCTTTAACCCGCGCGATGGACTAGCGAATCATCAGCGGTGATGTGGCGGATGAGCAGGGAAACCAGAATTCAAATAGCCGGTTTAATGCCTTAAAGGCTGGGGCAGCCTCGTCAAAATCATCGCCATCAATGGCCATCTCGACTGCCATGACAGCAGCGGAACGCTCCTTTTCTTCGGCGCGCTTCGGTGGGCATATCTTATGGCGAACTCTTAAGCTTTCATACGTCGCCAGAACGTAGTCTTGAAATCGCCGTTGCTCCTCTAGGCTTCCCCTATACCAGTCGGCTAGCTGTTTGATGTTGCGTGGCTCGTCGTGCGATTGTGCAAAGGCAATCGTGCACAGGACGCTAAACATCACTCCAGCAATGGCGCGCTTTGTCATCGGCGGCTTATCGGTCATTGATCGCTGATTGCCGCCTCAAACCACCACCGGCAACGCCGTCGTATCCTTAATCCGCTCCAACGCAAAACTGCTCTTCACGTCAATCACCGCCGGGTGGGCGAGCAGTTGGTCGCGGATGAACCGCGCAAAGTGGTCCATGTCTTCCACGAACACCTTGAGCAGGTAGTCCATCTCGCCAGTCATGGCGTAGCACGTGACCACCTCAGGCCAAGTGGCGACGGCGGCGCGGAAGATATCGCCCGGCGCCTTGCCCTTGGGCGCCCCGCCCTGCTTCTCCAGCCGCACATTGATGTACGCCGACAGCCCCAGGCCGATCTTGCCCGGATCGAGCAGCGCGGCGTACTGCCGGATCACGCCGCTCTCCTCCAGGCGGCGGATGCGTCGCAAACACGGGCTGGGTGACAGGTTCACCCGCTCGGCGACTTCCAGATTGGTGAGGCGGCCGTTGTTCTGGAGGACCTCCAGGATCTTGCGGTCAATCTTGTCGAGTTCCACCTTGCTCATTTTGTTGCTCCGCACCAATTTATTCGGCAATTTTCTTGCGCAAATTTAGCAAGCCGGGCACAACTTCGCAATTTTTGCGTAGATGGACACTTCTACACTGCGAGGATCGTCAAAGCCCTGAGCGCCCTCCTCACTGCAGTGAGTGCGCCGCCCCCTGCAGGAGACATCGCCATGCAATTCACGCCTTGGGAAAACCCGATGGGCACCGCCGGTTTCGAGTTCATCGAATACGCCGCGCCGGACCCCGTTGCCATGGGCAAGCTGTTCGAGAACATGGGCTTTACCGCCATTGCGAAGCACCGCCACAAGAACGTGACGCTGTATCGCCAGGGCGACATCAACTTCATCATCAACGCCGAGCCGGATTCGTTCGCGCAGCGCTTTGCGCGCCTGCACGGCCCGTCGATCTGCGCGATTGCGTTCCGCGTGCAAGACGCGGCCTTCGCTTACAAGCGTGCGCTGGAACTGGGCGCCTGGGGTTTCGACACCCACAGCGGCCCGATGGAACTGAACATCCCGGCCATCAAGGGCATCGGCGATTCGCTGATCTACCTGGTGGACCGCTGGACCGGCAAGAACGAAGCCAAGCCGGGCGACATCGGCAACATCAGCATCTATGACGTCGATTTCGTGCCCATTGCTGGCGCCAACCCGAACCCCACCGGGCACGGCCTGACCTACATCGACCACCTGACGCACAACGTCTACCGTGGCCGCATGAAGGAATGGGCCGAGTTTTACGAACGCTTCTT
Proteins encoded in this window:
- the hppD gene encoding 4-hydroxyphenylpyruvate dioxygenase, translated to MQFTPWENPMGTAGFEFIEYAAPDPVAMGKLFENMGFTAIAKHRHKNVTLYRQGDINFIINAEPDSFAQRFARLHGPSICAIAFRVQDAAFAYKRALELGAWGFDTHSGPMELNIPAIKGIGDSLIYLVDRWTGKNEAKPGDIGNISIYDVDFVPIAGANPNPTGHGLTYIDHLTHNVYRGRMKEWAEFYERFFNFREVRYFDIEGQVTGVKSKAMTSPCGNIRIPINEEGTEKAGQIQEYLDMYHGEGIQHIALGSTNLSATVDALRGNGIKLLDTIDTYYELVDKRIPGHGEDVAELKKRKILIDGAPGDLLLQIFSENQLGPIFFEFIQRKGNQGFGEGNFKALFESIELDQMRRGVLKADDQPA
- a CDS encoding Lrp/AsnC family transcriptional regulator, with protein sequence MSKVELDKIDRKILEVLQNNGRLTNLEVAERVNLSPSPCLRRIRRLEESGVIRQYAALLDPGKIGLGLSAYINVRLEKQGGAPKGKAPGDIFRAAVATWPEVVTCYAMTGEMDYLLKVFVEDMDHFARFIRDQLLAHPAVIDVKSSFALERIKDTTALPVVV